The following are encoded together in the Roseobacter denitrificans OCh 114 genome:
- the hemA gene encoding 5-aminolevulinate synthase: MEYNDKLDEALARLHDEGRYRTFIDIERRNGQFPHAVWTQPDGQQRDITVWCGNDYLGMGQHPVVLDAMHEALDATGAGSGGTRNISGTTVYHKRLEAELADLHGKETALLFTSAYIANDATLSTLPKLFPGLIIYSDALNHASMIEGVRRNGGAKRIFRHNDVSHLRELLAADDPAAPKLIAFESIYSMDGDFGPIEAICDLADEFNALTYIDEVHAVGMYGPRGAGVAERDGLMHRIDIINGTLAKAYGVLGGYIAASEKMCDAIRSYAPGFIFTTSLPPAIAAGAAASVAFLKRSPELREAHQLQARILKMRLKGLGLPIIDHGSHIVPVMVGDPVHTKKLSDMLLADHGIYVQPINYPTVPRGTERLRFTPSPVHGPRELDALVRAMDGLWSHCALNRAEAAG, translated from the coding sequence GTGGAGTATAACGATAAGCTGGACGAAGCGCTTGCGCGTCTGCACGACGAAGGCCGCTATCGCACGTTCATCGATATTGAACGGCGCAACGGCCAGTTCCCCCATGCGGTCTGGACGCAACCCGACGGGCAACAGCGTGACATCACGGTGTGGTGTGGCAATGACTACCTCGGCATGGGCCAGCACCCGGTCGTTCTGGACGCCATGCATGAGGCACTGGATGCAACCGGGGCAGGGTCGGGCGGTACGCGCAACATCTCCGGCACAACGGTCTATCACAAGCGGCTGGAGGCGGAGCTTGCCGATCTGCATGGCAAGGAAACGGCGCTGCTCTTTACCTCTGCCTATATTGCCAATGATGCGACGCTGTCCACTTTGCCGAAACTATTCCCCGGCCTCATTATCTATTCGGATGCGCTGAACCACGCGTCGATGATCGAGGGCGTGCGCCGGAATGGGGGCGCGAAACGCATTTTCCGCCATAATGACGTGTCACATTTGCGCGAACTCCTGGCGGCGGATGATCCTGCGGCGCCGAAGTTGATTGCATTTGAGTCAATTTATTCGATGGACGGCGATTTCGGCCCGATCGAGGCGATTTGTGATCTCGCGGATGAATTCAACGCACTGACCTACATCGACGAAGTGCACGCCGTTGGCATGTACGGGCCTCGGGGTGCCGGTGTGGCCGAGCGGGACGGGTTGATGCACCGCATCGACATCATCAACGGCACGCTGGCGAAAGCCTATGGCGTTTTGGGTGGCTATATCGCCGCATCCGAGAAAATGTGTGACGCCATAAGGTCTTACGCGCCGGGCTTCATCTTTACCACGTCCTTGCCGCCTGCCATTGCGGCGGGGGCTGCTGCCTCTGTTGCGTTTCTCAAACGCAGCCCTGAATTGCGCGAGGCACATCAGTTGCAGGCGCGCATTCTGAAAATGCGGCTCAAGGGGTTGGGCCTGCCCATCATAGATCATGGCAGCCATATCGTGCCCGTGATGGTCGGCGATCCGGTTCACACGAAGAAACTGAGCGACATGTTGCTGGCGGATCACGGGATTTATGTGCAGCCGATCAACTATCCAACCGTTCCGCGTGGAACAGAACGGCTGCGCTTCACGCCGTCGCCGGTGCATGGACCACGTGAGCTGGACGCGCTGGTGCGTGCGATGGACGGGCTGTGGTCACATTGTGCGCTAAATCGCGCCGAGGCGGCAGGTTAA
- a CDS encoding alpha/beta fold hydrolase — protein MFAGFEVGDALVNGQSVHYRAGGQGAPVLLLHGFPQTHVMWHAVATRLAKNFSVVASDLRGYGHSSKPTGTEAYSFRNMASDQIALMHALGHDRFHVVGHDRGGRVAHRMALDHPKAIQSLTVMDIVPTHLLLDDLSKEVAEAYYHWFFLAQPAPFPETMIGHDPDAFFERCLLGFGAAQLSDFDADALEAYRAAWRNPETIRAMCADYRAALHVDFTHDSQDHGRRIDVPALVLFGAEGAMAQSYNVADTWREKLSQMKALAIPGGHFFIDQSPDETHHVLETFLSEIT, from the coding sequence ATGTTTGCCGGGTTCGAGGTGGGCGACGCCTTGGTCAACGGACAGTCCGTCCACTATCGCGCTGGTGGGCAAGGCGCTCCGGTGCTGTTGTTGCATGGGTTCCCCCAAACCCATGTGATGTGGCATGCGGTCGCCACGCGGCTTGCCAAAAACTTCTCCGTCGTCGCATCCGACCTCCGGGGCTATGGGCACAGCAGCAAGCCGACGGGCACGGAGGCCTACAGCTTTCGCAATATGGCCAGCGATCAGATCGCCCTGATGCATGCGCTGGGACATGACAGGTTTCATGTGGTCGGCCATGATCGAGGGGGACGTGTCGCACATCGTATGGCACTGGATCATCCAAAGGCCATACAAAGCCTGACGGTGATGGACATCGTCCCGACCCATCTCCTGCTGGATGATTTGTCCAAAGAAGTGGCGGAGGCCTATTATCACTGGTTCTTTCTGGCCCAGCCTGCCCCCTTCCCGGAAACGATGATCGGACATGATCCGGATGCGTTTTTCGAACGGTGCCTGCTCGGCTTTGGGGCGGCACAGCTGTCGGATTTTGATGCAGATGCGCTGGAGGCCTATCGTGCGGCATGGCGTAACCCCGAGACGATCCGCGCGATGTGTGCGGATTACCGTGCAGCGCTGCACGTTGATTTCACCCATGATTCGCAGGATCACGGTCGCCGCATAGATGTGCCCGCCCTTGTCCTCTTTGGGGCCGAGGGCGCCATGGCACAATCCTACAACGTCGCTGACACATGGCGCGAAAAGCTGTCCCAGATGAAAGCCCTGGCGATTCCGGGGGGGCATTTCTTCATCGACCAGTCACCGGATGAAACGCACCATGTGCTGGAGACGTTCCTGTCCGAAATCACCTGA
- a CDS encoding helix-turn-helix domain-containing protein, producing the protein MIGRRKAASEEDPVERKAFDDFELRLGDVMRGERATMGKSLLDVQRELRIKASYIAAIEDCDPDAFDTPGFIAGYVRSYARYLGMNPDDVFETFCEESGFTVAHGMSAEASVIKKTKQTPKTGRSLEHDMFKRPGTPFIPAGESFWSRIEPGAVGSSLVLIALISAIGFGGYTVLQEVQRVQVAPADQTPIVLSDLDPLDGVLAAAPDAAASGALPAGGDAVRIDPLDQLFRPDALDVPVMIARDAPIATLDPRTVGSFAQSAQPEPERLSDSLLLESELAAAEQDQVVDPQVPIVVKAPGPALRMVAVRPAWVRVSAPDGTVILETIMEPGETWDAPVGGEPPLLRTGESGAIYFALNGEYYGPVGKTGTITSNIPLEVAALKATYQVADLAADEALATTVVELQTPIEPASE; encoded by the coding sequence ATGATTGGACGCAGGAAAGCTGCGAGTGAGGAAGACCCTGTTGAACGCAAGGCGTTTGACGATTTCGAACTGAGACTTGGCGATGTGATGCGCGGTGAGCGGGCCACAATGGGCAAGTCTCTCCTGGATGTGCAGCGTGAACTGAGGATCAAGGCCTCCTACATCGCGGCAATCGAAGATTGCGATCCGGACGCCTTCGACACGCCCGGGTTTATCGCAGGCTACGTGCGCTCCTACGCGCGCTATCTCGGCATGAACCCCGATGACGTTTTTGAAACCTTCTGCGAGGAAAGTGGGTTCACCGTCGCGCACGGCATGTCCGCCGAAGCCTCCGTTATCAAAAAGACAAAGCAAACGCCGAAAACCGGGCGGTCCTTGGAACACGATATGTTCAAGCGTCCCGGTACGCCTTTCATCCCTGCGGGGGAGAGTTTCTGGTCGCGGATTGAACCCGGTGCTGTCGGCTCGTCGCTGGTGCTGATCGCGCTGATTTCGGCAATCGGTTTTGGTGGCTATACCGTGCTTCAGGAGGTGCAGCGCGTTCAGGTCGCGCCTGCAGATCAAACCCCGATCGTTCTGTCAGACCTTGATCCGCTGGATGGTGTTTTGGCGGCGGCTCCTGATGCGGCCGCGTCCGGCGCCTTGCCGGCGGGCGGGGATGCGGTGCGCATCGACCCGTTGGACCAGCTTTTCCGGCCCGATGCTCTGGATGTACCGGTTATGATCGCGCGCGATGCGCCGATTGCAACGTTGGATCCGCGCACCGTCGGCAGTTTTGCACAGTCCGCACAGCCTGAGCCCGAGCGCTTGTCAGACAGCCTGCTGCTGGAATCTGAACTGGCGGCGGCGGAACAGGACCAGGTTGTCGACCCGCAGGTCCCGATTGTTGTCAAGGCGCCCGGTCCCGCGCTGCGTATGGTTGCCGTGCGTCCGGCCTGGGTACGGGTCAGCGCGCCGGATGGGACGGTCATACTGGAAACGATTATGGAGCCCGGTGAGACATGGGACGCACCCGTTGGTGGCGAACCTCCGCTTCTGCGGACCGGTGAAAGCGGTGCGATTTATTTCGCTTTGAACGGCGAATACTACGGGCCGGTGGGCAAGACCGGGACAATCACTTCCAATATTCCACTGGAGGTGGCCGCGCTCAAGGCAACCTACCAGGTTGCTGATCTTGCGGCCGATGAGGCGCTGGCAACAACCGTGGTTGAACTGCAGACCCCTATCGAACCTGCGTCAGAATAA
- a CDS encoding pirin family protein, with amino-acid sequence MSWNPALDPDCPIGDAVDAIETVIVPRARDLGGFEVRRALPAPRRQMVGPFIFFDQMGPAEFLTGKGIDVRPHPHIGLATVTYLYKGKIHHRDSLGTDQWIEPGAVNWMVAGHGITHSERTDGEVRAHPHALFGIQTWVALPEAAEDSPALFEHAPKASLPLLDGEGKQVRLILGTAYGETAPVQVFSETFYADALLEAGARIPLPDDHEDRGVYVISGDVTVAGDRFEAGQMLVFRSGDKVSLTAGAQGARLMLLGGATLEGPRHIWWNFVASSKDRIDAAKEAWRAGDWAHGRFQLPPGDDADFIPLPDK; translated from the coding sequence ATGAGTTGGAACCCCGCCCTTGACCCCGATTGTCCGATTGGGGACGCCGTTGATGCCATCGAAACGGTGATCGTCCCGAGAGCGCGCGACCTTGGCGGGTTCGAAGTGCGCCGGGCCTTGCCCGCGCCACGGCGGCAGATGGTCGGGCCGTTTATCTTTTTCGACCAGATGGGCCCGGCAGAATTCCTCACAGGCAAGGGGATTGATGTACGTCCGCATCCGCACATCGGACTTGCCACGGTGACATATCTTTACAAGGGTAAAATCCATCACCGCGACAGTCTGGGAACAGACCAGTGGATCGAACCGGGGGCGGTCAACTGGATGGTTGCCGGGCACGGCATTACCCATTCCGAGCGTACCGACGGCGAGGTGCGTGCGCATCCACATGCGTTGTTCGGCATTCAGACATGGGTTGCATTGCCCGAAGCGGCAGAAGACTCGCCAGCGCTTTTTGAACATGCGCCCAAGGCGTCGCTGCCCCTGCTGGACGGTGAGGGCAAGCAGGTGCGCTTGATCCTCGGCACCGCCTATGGAGAGACAGCACCCGTGCAGGTGTTTTCCGAAACCTTTTATGCAGATGCGCTGCTGGAAGCGGGCGCGCGCATCCCGCTGCCGGATGATCATGAAGACCGCGGTGTTTACGTGATTTCGGGTGACGTGACCGTGGCCGGTGATCGCTTCGAGGCCGGGCAGATGCTGGTGTTTCGATCCGGTGACAAGGTATCCCTGACGGCGGGTGCGCAGGGTGCGCGTTTGATGTTGCTTGGCGGGGCAACGCTGGAAGGGCCGCGCCACATCTGGTGGAATTTTGTCGCCTCCTCCAAAGATCGCATTGATGCCGCAAAAGAAGCCTGGCGTGCGGGTGACTGGGCGCACGGGCGTTTTCAATTACCGCCGGGAGATGATGCGGACTTCATCCCTCTGCCGGATAAATGA
- a CDS encoding M20/M25/M40 family metallo-hydrolase, with amino-acid sequence MSLDDVLSRLDAEMPKATERLFELLRIASISTDPAYKHDCERAADWLVNDLQSMGVAAEKRSTPGHPMVVGHADGPGPHLLFYGHYDVQPVDPIELWDNDPFDPKLEQTDKGPVLRGRGTADDKGQLMTFLEACRAWKAEHGSLPCKITFFFEGEEESGSPSLVPFMKENSDTLRADLALICDTAMFESKTPAIVTMLRGMMSDEITITGPDKDLHSGYYGGIAMNPIRVLSRVIAALHDDTGRVTIPGFYDGVPDLSADMQAQWAGLGFDHTQFLGDVDLSVPAGEAGVTPLEMTWSRPTCEVNGIWGGYIGEGFKTVLPSQAHAKISFRLVGDQDPHAIRENFRAMVQNLLPPDCTASFKDHGASKACVIDAEDPRFDKALAALSEEWGVPAAYIGGGGSIPIAGHFQDILNTKPLLIGFGKDDDAIHSPNEKYDLESFHKGARSWARILAALT; translated from the coding sequence ATGTCGTTGGACGATGTCTTGTCCCGTCTCGATGCGGAAATGCCCAAAGCCACGGAACGGCTTTTCGAACTGCTGCGCATTGCGTCAATTTCAACCGATCCCGCTTACAAGCACGACTGTGAGCGCGCCGCGGACTGGCTGGTGAATGACCTGCAAAGCATGGGTGTCGCGGCCGAAAAACGCAGCACACCGGGGCATCCGATGGTGGTTGGCCACGCGGACGGACCCGGCCCGCATCTGCTGTTTTACGGGCATTACGACGTGCAACCGGTTGATCCGATTGAACTTTGGGACAATGACCCATTCGATCCGAAACTTGAACAAACCGACAAAGGCCCGGTGCTGCGCGGGCGCGGCACGGCGGATGACAAGGGCCAGTTGATGACCTTTCTTGAGGCCTGCCGCGCGTGGAAGGCGGAACACGGCAGTTTGCCCTGCAAGATCACCTTCTTTTTTGAAGGCGAGGAGGAAAGCGGCTCGCCCTCGCTCGTGCCCTTCATGAAGGAAAACAGCGACACGTTGCGCGCCGATCTGGCGCTGATCTGTGACACGGCGATGTTTGAAAGCAAAACGCCCGCGATCGTCACGATGCTGCGCGGGATGATGTCGGATGAGATCACCATCACCGGGCCGGACAAGGACCTGCATTCGGGCTATTACGGCGGCATCGCGATGAACCCCATCCGCGTGCTGTCGCGTGTCATCGCCGCCTTGCATGATGACACGGGTCGCGTCACCATCCCCGGATTTTATGACGGTGTCCCCGATCTGAGCGCAGACATGCAGGCGCAATGGGCCGGGTTGGGCTTTGATCATACCCAGTTTCTGGGTGACGTCGATCTTTCTGTCCCTGCCGGTGAGGCAGGTGTGACACCGCTTGAGATGACGTGGTCCCGCCCCACCTGCGAGGTCAACGGCATCTGGGGTGGCTATATCGGTGAAGGGTTCAAGACCGTCCTGCCCTCGCAAGCGCATGCGAAAATCAGCTTTCGGCTGGTCGGGGATCAGGACCCGCACGCGATCCGCGAGAACTTTCGCGCCATGGTCCAAAACCTCCTGCCGCCCGATTGCACCGCCAGCTTCAAGGATCACGGGGCCAGTAAGGCCTGCGTCATTGACGCCGAAGACCCCCGGTTTGACAAAGCGCTCGCGGCGCTGAGCGAAGAATGGGGCGTGCCCGCGGCCTATATCGGCGGGGGCGGCTCGATACCGATTGCCGGGCATTTTCAGGACATCCTGAACACAAAACCCCTGCTGATCGGATTCGGCAAGGATGATGATGCGATACATTCACCGAACGAGAAATATGACCTTGAGAGCTTTCACAAAGGTGCGCGCAGCTGGGCGCGAATCCTCGCGGCGCTGACCTGA
- the ispG gene encoding flavodoxin-dependent (E)-4-hydroxy-3-methylbut-2-enyl-diphosphate synthase → MSLNHVRPWRNIYRRASRQIMVGNVPVGGDAPITVQTMTNTLTTDVKATIDQINAATDAGADIVRVSVPDEASSKALKQIVPEVSVPIVADIHFHYKRGIEAAEAGAACLRINPGNIGDEKRVKEVIKAARDHNCSIRIGVNAGSLEKHLLDKYGEPCPDAMVESGLDHIKILQDNDFHEFKISCKASDVFMAAAAYQQLADATDAPIHLGITEAGGLVSGTIKSAIGLGNLLWMGIGDTIRVSLSADPVEEVKVGYEILKSLGLRHRGVNIISCPSCARQGFDVIKTVETLEKRLEHIRTPMSLSIIGCVVNGPGEALMTDVGFTGGGAGSGMVYLAGSQSHKLNNDQMIEHIVEQVEKKAAELEAAAAHADAAE, encoded by the coding sequence ATGTCGCTAAATCATGTACGCCCCTGGCGCAACATATACCGCAGAGCATCACGCCAGATCATGGTCGGCAACGTGCCGGTCGGGGGCGACGCGCCGATCACTGTGCAGACGATGACCAACACGCTGACCACCGATGTCAAAGCCACGATTGATCAAATCAACGCGGCAACCGACGCCGGGGCGGATATCGTTCGTGTCTCCGTTCCTGATGAAGCCTCTTCCAAGGCGCTGAAACAGATCGTGCCAGAAGTTTCGGTGCCGATCGTGGCGGACATTCATTTTCATTACAAAAGAGGGATCGAAGCGGCTGAGGCGGGGGCGGCATGCCTGCGGATTAACCCTGGCAACATCGGCGACGAAAAACGTGTAAAAGAAGTGATCAAGGCCGCGCGCGATCATAATTGTTCGATCCGGATCGGCGTGAATGCGGGCAGCCTCGAAAAACATCTTTTGGATAAATACGGTGAACCCTGTCCTGATGCCATGGTGGAAAGTGGGCTCGACCACATCAAAATCCTGCAGGACAATGATTTTCACGAATTCAAGATCAGCTGCAAGGCCTCCGATGTATTCATGGCGGCGGCGGCCTATCAGCAACTGGCTGATGCAACAGATGCCCCCATTCATCTTGGCATTACCGAAGCGGGCGGCCTCGTGTCTGGAACGATCAAATCCGCGATCGGGCTGGGTAATCTGCTGTGGATGGGTATTGGCGATACCATCCGTGTCAGCCTGTCGGCGGACCCTGTCGAAGAGGTTAAGGTTGGTTACGAAATCCTGAAATCACTGGGCTTGCGTCATCGCGGTGTGAACATCATCAGCTGCCCCAGTTGCGCGCGGCAGGGTTTTGACGTGATCAAAACGGTTGAGACACTCGAAAAACGTCTGGAGCATATCAGAACGCCGATGAGCCTGAGCATCATCGGCTGTGTGGTTAACGGCCCGGGCGAGGCGCTGATGACCGATGTCGGCTTTACGGGCGGCGGTGCCGGGTCGGGGATGGTCTATCTGGCAGGCAGCCAGAGCCACAAACTCAACAATGACCAGATGATCGAGCATATCGTGGAGCAGGTCGAAAAAAAGGCCGCCGAGCTTGAGGCTGCGGCAGCCCATGCGGATGCGGCCGAATAA
- a CDS encoding DsbA family protein, which translates to MLKKLLMACTLSLMSATAPAMALDLNAMSDEERAQFGEQVRAYLMENPQVIMEAVNALEERQAAAQAQADVDLVRQNAEAIFNDGFSYVGGNPQGDVTLVEFMDYRCGFCKRAFGEVEKLLAADGNIRFVVKEFPILGEQSLIASRFAIATKLEEGRDAYKQMHDALMSYNGDITITALRRLADTFGLNADQIEARMDADEVTQELMETRALAQRLQISGTPTFVLEDEMLRGFLPMDQLQMIVEEKRG; encoded by the coding sequence ATGCTGAAAAAACTACTGATGGCTTGTACCCTGAGCCTGATGAGTGCAACCGCTCCGGCGATGGCGCTCGACCTGAATGCCATGTCAGATGAAGAACGCGCACAGTTCGGCGAACAGGTGCGCGCCTATCTGATGGAAAATCCGCAGGTGATCATGGAGGCCGTCAACGCATTGGAAGAACGGCAAGCCGCAGCGCAGGCGCAGGCTGATGTCGATCTGGTCCGCCAGAATGCCGAAGCGATTTTCAACGACGGGTTTTCCTATGTCGGCGGCAATCCGCAGGGTGATGTGACCCTCGTGGAGTTCATGGATTATCGTTGCGGCTTTTGCAAACGTGCCTTTGGCGAGGTGGAAAAACTGCTCGCTGCGGATGGCAACATTCGCTTTGTCGTCAAGGAGTTCCCGATCCTCGGAGAACAGTCCCTGATTGCGTCCCGATTTGCCATTGCCACCAAACTGGAGGAAGGCCGCGACGCTTACAAACAGATGCATGATGCCCTGATGTCCTACAACGGCGACATCACCATCACGGCCCTGAGGCGCCTTGCGGATACCTTCGGCCTGAACGCGGATCAGATCGAAGCGCGTATGGATGCCGACGAGGTCACCCAAGAACTGATGGAAACGCGCGCGCTCGCGCAGCGGCTGCAGATCAGCGGCACACCGACTTTCGTGCTCGAAGATGAGATGTTGCGTGGGTTCCTGCCGATGGACCAGCTGCAAATGATCGTTGAAGAAAAACGCGGTTGA
- a CDS encoding TIGR01244 family sulfur transferase, translating to MDTREITPKFSVAPQISPDDMHDLVAAGFKRILCNRPDAEVPVSHQAASMEAAAREAGLEFFFCPLTHLTMTPDVIAHNHELIAECDGPVLAYCASGTRSTIAWALAAVQYSSVDDVVSAARAAGYEIDNLRPTLEAAANR from the coding sequence ATGGATACACGTGAAATTACCCCGAAATTTTCTGTCGCTCCGCAGATTTCACCGGATGACATGCACGATCTTGTCGCCGCCGGGTTCAAGCGGATTTTGTGCAACCGGCCCGATGCCGAAGTGCCCGTGAGCCATCAGGCGGCGTCGATGGAAGCTGCCGCTAGGGAAGCCGGTCTGGAGTTTTTCTTCTGCCCTTTGACACATCTGACCATGACGCCGGACGTCATTGCCCACAATCATGAATTGATCGCGGAGTGCGACGGGCCAGTGCTTGCCTACTGCGCCTCCGGCACCAGGTCGACGATCGCATGGGCGCTGGCGGCGGTTCAATATTCGTCGGTCGACGACGTCGTGTCAGCGGCGCGGGCTGCCGGGTACGAGATTGACAACCTGCGACCAACGCTCGAAGCGGCGGCAAATCGCTAA
- a CDS encoding histidine phosphatase family protein: MMYPPLYILRHGQTEWNAQLRIQGSLDSPLSDLGRAQAKQQHEILRSRDLSGYRAFCSPQGRAFHTASIALDGLCPRIDTDPRLVEIGVGAWEGLRRDQLGTDPHMDETEEGALDLYERAPGGEGFDALRNRCTAFLRDLTGPAVLVTHGITSRMLRLIVLDMETHEIADLPGGQGVVFHLSDGLQTKL, from the coding sequence ATGATGTATCCACCGCTCTATATTTTGCGACACGGTCAGACCGAATGGAACGCCCAACTTCGCATTCAGGGCAGTCTGGATTCGCCGTTGAGCGACCTTGGTCGCGCACAGGCAAAGCAGCAGCATGAGATTCTCAGGTCCCGTGATCTTTCAGGATACCGCGCCTTTTGCAGCCCGCAGGGTCGGGCTTTCCACACGGCCTCGATTGCGCTTGACGGGCTTTGCCCACGCATTGATACGGACCCGCGGCTGGTCGAGATTGGGGTGGGCGCATGGGAGGGGCTGCGCCGGGATCAGCTGGGGACGGATCCGCACATGGATGAGACCGAAGAAGGCGCGCTGGATCTTTATGAGCGTGCGCCTGGTGGCGAGGGGTTCGACGCGCTGAGGAACCGATGCACGGCATTTCTCCGTGATCTCACCGGACCAGCTGTGTTGGTGACCCATGGCATCACATCCCGGATGTTGAGACTGATCGTTCTGGATATGGAGACGCATGAGATCGCCGACCTGCCCGGCGGGCAGGGCGTTGTTTTCCATCTTTCCGACGGTTTGCAAACCAAACTGTAG
- a CDS encoding DUF2312 domain-containing protein, translating into MTDPIEANETYKVTAGELRQFVERIERLESEKKDIAEQIREVYAETKSRGYDTKCLRQIVNMRKRDKDDIAEEEAVLEMYKEALGM; encoded by the coding sequence ATGACTGACCCAATTGAAGCGAATGAAACCTACAAGGTGACGGCGGGTGAGCTGCGACAATTCGTTGAGCGGATAGAGCGTTTGGAAAGCGAGAAAAAAGACATCGCCGAACAGATTCGCGAGGTCTATGCAGAGACAAAATCCAGAGGATATGACACCAAGTGTCTGCGCCAGATCGTGAACATGCGCAAGCGTGACAAAGACGACATCGCCGAAGAGGAAGCCGTGTTGGAAATGTACAAGGAAGCCTTGGGCATGTGA